Part of the Miscanthus floridulus cultivar M001 unplaced genomic scaffold, ASM1932011v1 os_2295_1_2, whole genome shotgun sequence genome, AGGCCCAGAGCGCAGCGCGGCGGAGCGACAGCAAGTGGTGTGCGGGGGAGCAGAGTGGGTCATGGGATGGCGGAGAAGCAACGAGTGGGCACGGGGGGAGCGGGGGATGGATCACGGGATGGGATAACGATGCCGATGGAATAAGGAGCGGGGGTCGCAGGGCTGCATCCGGACGAAAGTTCGCGGCAGACGCCCGGTTCGTATCAATTTCGTTGCAGTTTGCATGCCGAGTTTTAGGTACTCGAAAATAGACCCATGTACTGCCCGTATTGGTATGGTCTCTTTGCCAACTCTCAAACAAGTTGCGTCCGTTCAGTATttatttctcacaacaaatcagtatcaGCCGACTTATCGGTCACATGAACCATCAGCCAAACAtcgttcttattttcttcttattTTTTAACTTTTCTTTAGTTCTTTGACCAACctttgtgtcggtgttttggaccggcgggccctcaaccaactagtaaaaatgtactgcgtgcccctaatcccggatgatgatgcaaagagacacaaggtttatactggttcaggcaatgggcgccctacgtccagtctgagagatcgatcttgtattccttgcaccgaaatgctcgtagtagggggttacaagcagggcgagagagggagttagtcctaggtctctacgtggagcggtgTGAGTTGCTTGAGATGCTGATCTCAGGCAGCGAGTAAACGTGCGTGAGAGCGTTGCTTGCgcatgagtgagtgagtgagttcgTCTACCTATGCCTGtcctagaaacggccccgatccctcccttttatagttgaagggggggtcaggggtgatacatgcgttCGCTATGCGGCGTCCtacgaacagaggcggcatgtccgagccctgtagcctgttactgtgacGGTATGGTCGACAGAGCGGtcctgtccttgatgcactggagcaacACACCGGCCATGCCCGATCCtgcgcgacgtgggagctccagtgatagcctgACGTAGGGCATGGCGAACGACGTGCCGGTTGCTGTGTGCTGATagtgtaaagagccgaggctcagtttgTGCTGAGGCCGAGCCGTCGTGGAGGGCTCGACGgacgtgaatcccgaggttgccaagACCCCAAAGTAGACTGCCGAgacgtggagggagcagttggtcttgtacactgattccgatgCTATAGTAACCCGAACCTGACTCTACACGCCGCGTTGTCCCTGGAGTAGGAGTTAGGTAGCACAGCACAGTACGGGCGCCGGTCATGGGCACAACACCGAGCATAGTGggcggtaacccctgccctgtcctatcctggacggcatggcttcgatgtgactggcgtctagtcggccacgccgctgtgtcgagccgtcgtttggCTGATATCACGGGAGCGGTCGAACGCGCCAGGCGAACATGACATCTTGTCCGAGAAGCTGGCCGAGGCAGAGGCGACAGGGTTGTCTTGCCGAGCCAGtcttgagcgaggtggagaatcggtgtctcgtccgaggctgtacgcgtggggcctcgggtgagacAGAGAATCGAttccccggccgaggcctttcgtgcgaggcgtcgagcgaggcgaaAAATCGGTAGTTCGTCCGAGGCCCTccgtgcgaggccttgagcgaggcggagattcggtaggccaTTTGAGGCCTCCAGCGAGGTAGAGAGTAGGTGGCTTCGGACATGATCGGGGTTTGgcccatagttgtcccttggctttgactttgacggggtctaagtgattttttttattgtttcttaggggaccccttcttgtggtacccgacagtagcccttgaGCCTTAGGGAGAGTGTGAGTGCTCTCTTTGAGGTTTTGTCGAGACTCGGCTCGCGACAGCTCCTAGCGGGATGGtttttcgtactcgaggcctcggtgggtgcgcgtgagcgcacccgtcgggtgtagcccccgaggccctaaaggagtggatttattcttcCAAAGGCTTTTCTTGCATTGTGAGAGGGGTTTTATTGTGTTTGCCGAGCCcgtgagtgcgagttcgggtcactgAGCCTTGGCAAGGTTGCatgaagagccccctagcctctgtgcggaggcgagagggccatcagaggttcccctagctttttgtgcggcctcacacatccttttcattcgaaaggaggggtggagggtgccatgctaccctcggtgggcgcgagcagtgacacccctGATGAGCTGTtgtcgggtaagtccaagtggaggcccgtgccccattcactaggggttggctagcggtccagagatgcactccaagagtactagagggtttctctagtgggtgctagggccgttcgatgggccctggTGGCTTGGTctctccctacggtgggatcccattcggagacctccctgccggtctcggacatgacttagggcgtcccaagcatttcgtttgcttgggtctcggccccgtatgggctcgcccatagtcgtccctgactctattgccctaggatggctgtcgaaaccctcaggggcccagccttcgaacccctagaccgtaacgggctcgatgccctttatcgcattttttcgggcctttgagtgcgagctcgagtcgcttgtctttgtcctgggtgcaggaagagccctcgagcctccgcacggagcgaaaGGGCGGTCGGGGGTTCCATGGCTTTTTGTGCcacctcacgcatcctttttgctcggatggaggggttgttcgccgagccccctcgagtgcgagcctaggtcgctgggtctcggcgaagttgtaggaagagccccctagcctctgcatggagcgagagggccgttaggggttcccctggctttttgtgtgaccctcgcacgTCCTTTCCGTTCAgatggaggggttgtttgtcgagccccttcgagtgcgagcctaggtcactgggcctcagcaaggttgtaggaagagccccctagcctctgcatggagcgagagggccgtcaggagttcccctggctttttgtatgaccctcgcgcatcctttttgtttggaaggaggggttgtttgccgagccccctcgagtgtgagcctgggtcgctgggtctcggcaaggttacaggaagagccctctagcctctgcacagagcgagagggccatcagaggtcccctggctttttgtatggccctcgcgcatccttttcatttagaaggaggggtggaatatgccaggctatcctcgatgggcgcgagcggtggcacttccggtgagctgttatcgggtaagtccgagtggaggcccgtgccccattcgctaggggtcggctagcggtccagagacgcactccaagagtaccaaagggtttctctagtgggagccggggccgttcgatgggccctggtggctcggtgcctccctacggtaggatcccattcggagacctccctgccggtcttggacatgacttagggcgtctcaagcatttcgcttgcttgggtcttggccccatatgggctcgtccatagttgtccctgactctattgccctagggcggctgtcgaaaccctcgggggcccagccttcaaacccctggatcATAACGGGCTTggcgcccagttccttcgtctaaaaggaatcgggtgggggatattccctcccCCCCATCGGTTTGACAAcagcaggcgcgccttttgaggtgattttctcGGGGAGGCAAAATGGCACCTGCCACTGCAGCGGTCGGACGCGACGCTGTGTCATCAGATGGAACATAACTGTTCACACGATTAATGAGCAAAAGGTAGGTACGTGGGCAGTAAAATCGGATCTAGATTAACTGTGCCGGATCTGGGGGAAACTTTCCTGATTTCGTCATCCACCCATTTCACCTTCTTCCTGCATAAATatgcaacgagcctcgccccttccctccttaccttgcctgcattcgcctttgcTGCCTTTGAGCCCTTGCTAGAACAGAGAGCGCcagggagaagaagagagagaggcaaggtagagagagcgagagaggctcACCATCATAGTCATATTCTCCGTTGCACCCATGGCCAGTGTCGTTGTCattgaggcggacccttggggtcaGTCCGACATAACcgtggagatgctccagtcgttCATTGACGAAGGCCTTCTCCATTCGGTTACCGACCCtaataggccagagtggattgctccgtcagGCGAGCCGAAGCCGAAGCCACGCgacggctacatcgtgagcttcgtgtcctttcacgagcgtggccttgGCTTGCCGACAGAccgattcatgcgggcgctcccacactactatggcatggagctccacaacttcaaccccaactccatcgcacaggcaACCATCTTCGTCACCAtctacgaggggtacctagggattgctccccactaggagctgtggctccaccttttTCGGGcagggcacaccaccaagccaaCGGGCACGTCGAGCACGAGGAAGGTGGTGAGGGTTGGTGGCTGCACTCttcaagtgcgccaggaccatcAGCATCtgtacatcctggcccagctcatgTCAACCAACTGCTGCTAGTATACCGCTAGTTCTATCTTCGTAATGACGACAgcgggcttcccccctacaccgggcggatcgtggagagatgtccggagaagtggaagtatggcgtcccaaaggaggatcagcccaagttgtagccgcttctagaggggctgAAGAGGCTGCGGGGCCGCTGCCTCAcagcggctgtggtcgtggctgccttccaccaccagagggtgctgccgctgatggctcgacggTGGCGCCTATTAGAGATGTGACCAGACAAGCCGATCGAGGGCATTCAGATGTTTGCCTCCACCCTCTTTGATGaggagattcttcgtcaggtgagGGAGACtttggaggcgaagctgaggagaGGTGGCCTGACCCCCATCACAATGCATCCATCATGGGGGTTCCTCTCCCTAGTAAGTCACGCGTCGCTGCAGCCCCCAAGGCCTCCTCGTTCCTTGCTGTTTTCTGGCCCCTTATTTGCATTTGttgttccttcaggggatgagagacgtgcgagcctccccgtcgcccgttcctgaggacgcagcGCGGTGGGCGGCGAACCGGGCGCATGCCGAGGcacagaagaagcggaaggatgccgAGCAGGCAAAGTGTAAGAGAAAGACCCTTGAGCGCGATGAGCTAGAGAAACACCACCACCGATAGAGGGAGGAGGGCCTCCCGGTGGAGGTGTCTCCGTCGTCGTCACTGTCGGTAGATTCTTTGGGCGGTGATGACGCGAGCGAgctggggcggggtcccctggaccatctccctgacgtcgggGAGACTGCGCCTGAGGCGTCGACGAGCGGCCCGGCGctcctaggaggtggaggaggagatgCCTTAGGGTCGGCGGTCGCCCGCCCTAGGGCCGAGGCTGACATGCCCAAGGCACGGGCATTGGGaaagcgcgccgtcagcccggtgggctcgacggcagaggtggagcaggtggccggtgggggcgacgcaactgccacCGCCTTCGCAGAGGAGGGTCACCGTGCTGAAGCGGTTGCAGCCCCGTTCAAGGTAAGCGTTTTTTGGCAGAGTTGCAGCATTTTCCGTTCGTTCTTCGGTCGCACGCTGACCCTGTAAGTATCTTGTCTTTAGCCGGAAGCGTCCTATGGATGTGCCCGCCTTGGCGCCACttaaggcactcaaggtgagccctagctccaccgcccactgggtggtggaggcgcaagctgccatacaacgtggcgcggcatcggcgagggccgacccgaaggagccggtcgcccaaggagaggctgctgagGTGGCCTCGACACAGACGGGAGAGGGTGCGCCTTCGCCTCGTGAGGCCAAGGCCCGTGGGTCAGATGGGTCCGAGGCaccctcagttgccgaggccCCCCAGGCCTCCGAGGTCGAGGCGACGGAGGCCGTGGTGCcgaggaccaccgaggccacggtgGCGGGGGCCAAAGCCCCCGGGACCATCGATGCCGCGGTGGCAGAGGCCGACATGAGCGCGGTGAAGTCAGcagcccaggaagtggaggtggGACAAGCCTTAATACCGCCACCGGTTCAAGGCCCATCGTCGTtgcaggagagcgcccgggaggcggaggtccatccgatctcctctgacgatacttcccgggcgcaggAGGTGGTTGACACCGAGGTGGCCGGCACCATAGACCAGCCAGCTTCGACCTtgagcgagggaagctcggccctcgtgtgggTATGACCCGAGCgccgtgggtgggatcacccgcgtgtcctgtggcagagccaggatgaccctaagggggagcctctattcgccctcgaggacgcgacCGAGGGCAGAcgttgggacaccttcgagcaataccgccagctggcgaagCGGTCACTATGGACAGCATTGTCCATCGTCGCTGATGATCTGCCCAGGGTCACCTAGGTTTGCGCCTTCCTTTctcatgtggtgtcgtctttttccgagttctcttgtagtgaatgacccctgttttgcctatctaggagctcgagacccggtccctcgggaagtcggtctttctttggtgggagagggacatctaggaccagctccaacggtagaaggacctgctcgctcatgccaacgagcttctgtcggcatggagcgtggaggtggaggacctctgcctacGCGGTGCCAATATGAAGGCAGCGGTGGTGGTGGCTCAGGAGCAGGTCACCCCCTTGGCTCCataggtcaaggagttggaggaggagctgacccgcgtgGGCGGTGATCAGGACGCCTTCAGGTCCTAGGCTAGAGAAGTCATAGCCTCTATCAAGGCCCTTGCCAGATAGCTGGGGACGGAGCAGGGTgcacaccagctgacgaaaggtgccttggatgagaccctcaaggtggctgaggcttctcggaccgaggctgtggtctagaggggaaaggccgagggtgagtcttattccccttgttttatttgtttttcttgtgttcggcccctaactccttgatgtgatgcagagctggaggaagaggcttccagggcggtcGAGGCTTCCTGGGTCGAGgtccagcgcctgaaggagaaggccgaggcctctcgggtcgaggcccgacgctgggaggAGAAGGCTAAGGCCTCTCAGGTCAAGGCTCGACGCTGGAAGGAgaaggtcgagggtgagtcccgtaggcttccacccctatttggcttgttttcctttgcgctcaaccccatttCATTTCTTTTGGTGCAGAGTTAGAGAAGGAGGTCAGCCGGGCAGTCGAGGCCTCTGTCATAGTGTAGGCGGTGCTTAAAAccaagatcggggagcatgaTGCGCTAAAGAGTACCGCCTGTACCGCCtgtgaggccctggaggttgagggggtctagtcaggcagctccctcgggagccgcctgattgtgttgagcggccaagtgcgcgagcaactccgaggggcgctgcacacgggcgttAAGCGCGCCCTGGctgtcatcgcctcgcactacatcagcatcgacctcaaggccatcagcgatggctatgtcctgcctgatgatgacaaggaggccgacgaggaggttgcaaagctgatggaggtggcggaGGGCCTCGACACGGCGCTAGCCaaactgttcgaagaggaggtggtccctcccacatcatccgccgatgctggagaccctgagccttgacctgggctcgagaggccatgtaaatagattagggatTATGTTACCCTATCATAATGctggtggccgtcgaggcctttttaaagtaatcGCGCGTCTACGCTTCTTTAATCGTTTTTCATTGTATttttgagcctctgccctctgtctcgtctctgaataaatctcttgcaaaaaacttcctcagagctTGAGCTGCCCCTCGAGCAAAAGGCAGTGAGGGAGTGCTGTAGCTcggaggcataggccgtctcgtgactcagCCGACCTTCTGGCCTTGAGGTAGCTTTTCGGTCCTTAGTTTTTTTTCACAATTGATTTGttagagcacgctagagagtttggcgtaggaatttttttcgaaaaatgactaaaaaagggtgcgtgggacttaggggggagtcctctcttctagcccccaagggaggcatGGTTCTACAGAGGCAGAACCGTGTCCTATGCGAGCCCcgcagtgggcacctctgcagaggcagagctgagtctcccttatggtgttatcgtacTGCCGAGGCCTGTGATGGGCTGGGGgggttctcgaaaaattagaacaactaaagaacgcttcttaattgtattccaagaaacaatgtatacaatgtttggagatttaagggtaaaagcgacgtagttgttctatgttctaagcgttggtgaggatttcacccttctcgttggccagcttgtaagtcccgggcttcagcacttgggtgatgatatacggtccttcccatggtggggtcagcttgtggcggcccttgttgctctgccttagccttagcactaggtcgcccacctttaggtctcggcttcgcACGCGCCGAGCTTGATAGCATCGTagagcttgctgg contains:
- the LOC136534780 gene encoding uncharacterized protein translates to MPKARALGKRAVSPVGSTAEVEQVAGGGDATATAFAEEGHRAEAVAAPFKRPMDVPALAPLKALKVSPSSTAHWVVEAQAAIQRGAASARADPKEPVAQGEAAEVASTQTGEGAPSPREAKARGSDGSEAPSVAEAPQASEVEATEAVVPRTTEATVAGAKAPGTIDAAVAEADMSAVKSAAQEVEVGQALIPPPVQGPSSLQESAREAEVHPISSDDTSRAQEVVDTEVAGTIDQPASTLSEGSSALVWSGSSLGSRLIVLSGQVREQLRGALHTGVKRALAVIASHYISIDLKAISDGYVLPDDDKEADEEVAKLMEVAEGLDTALAKLFEEEVVPPTSSADAGDPEP